In Erythrolamprus reginae isolate rEryReg1 chromosome 9, rEryReg1.hap1, whole genome shotgun sequence, the genomic window AGATGCTCTCAGCCCTGCAGCACCTCCGCTCGCTGGCCATCGACGTGAACCCCGGCTTCGACGCCTCCCACCTGAGCAGCGAGTGCAAAGCCACCCTCAGCCGGGTGCTGGAACTGAAGCAGACCCTCTACACGCCTTCCTACGGGGTGGTCCCCTGCTGCACCAGCCTGGAGAAGCTGCTCTTGTACTTCGAGATCCTCGACCGATCCCGGGAGGGACTCATCATCTCCGGGCAGCTCATGGTAGGGGAGAGCAACGTGCCCCATTACCAGAACCTACGGGTTTTTTATGCCAGGTTGGCGCCAGGCCCGGTCAACCAGGAAGTGGTGAGGCTGTACTTAGCGGTGCTGAGCGACCGGACGCCGGAGAAACTTCACGCTTTCCTCATCTCCGCCCCGGGCGGTTTCGCTCAGAGCTGCGCCGTTAGAAACCTCCTGGATTCCATGGCCCGGAACGTGACGTTAGACGCCCTTCAGCTGCCGCGTTCCTGGATGAACGGCTCCAGCCTGTTGCAGCACTTGAGGTTCCGCAACCCTttttacttcagcttcagccgctGCAGTCTGTCCGGCGGGCAGCTGGTCCAGCGGGTGTTGAACAGCGGCAAAGACTTGGGCACTTTGGTGGGCTTGAACCTGAGCGGCTGCATCCACTGCCTCTCACCCGATTCCCTGCTGCGGAAAGCGGAGGACGACATCGACAGCGGGATCGCCGAGGCCCTGGTGGGCTCCTGCGGGAACCTGAAGCACCTCAACCTCTCCGCCGCCCACCACCACAGTCCCGGGGGCCTGGGGAAGCACCTTTGCCAGGTCCTGGCTCGCCTGAAAGGCCTCCTGTCCCTGGCGCTGCCGGTTTGCGCCGTGGCTGACGTCGCCGCCGCCTTGCTGACGGCCGACAAGCCTTCGGTGCAGCCGGTGGCTCATTCGGTCTCTCAAGGTTTCGGGAAGAAGATCCGGATCGGGGTGCAGGCGTACCCCAGGAACTGCTTGGAGCAGGGCCACGCCAGGCCACCTTCCTCCGTCTTCTGGACTCTTCTGGAGAACCTCCCGTTCCTGGAGAAGTTGGAGCTGATCGGGTCCAGTTTTTCCTCGGCCATGCCGCGGAACGAACCAGCCATCCGGAACTCTCTGCCCCCCTGCAGCCGGGCCCAGCACATCGGGGACGTTGAAGTGGCCGCCATTGGGCAGCTGGCCTTCCTGCAGAACCTCACCTTGGCGCAGCTGCCCAATATTCTCACGGGCTACGGGCTGGTCAACATCGGGGTGCAGTGCCAGCGGCTGCGGGCTCTCTCTTTGGCCAACCTGGGCCTGATGGGGAAAGTGATGTACGTGTCAGCTCTGGTGGAAATGCTGAAGCATTGCAGGTGCCTGCAGGATCTCAGGTGAGAGAAGCCCagcaggtttcccccccccccctttgcttttCCTGTCACCTGGGAATCcttctgggtcatttttattggaccagagtacctccggaaccgcctgctaccgcacgaatcccagcaaccgataaggtcccacagagttggccttctccgggtcccgtcgaccaaacaatgtcatttggcggggcccaggggaagagccttctctgtggcggccccgactctctggaaccaactccccccggagattagaactgcccctactctccctgccttccgtaaagttcttaaaacccgcctttgtcatcaggcatgggggaactgaaactaactaactaactaactaactaactaactaactaactaactcaagacccatctaaaccgccaggcacgggggagttgagacacctttcccccaggcttttttatatttatgtttgggtatgtatgtgtttgcttttttaaatatgatagggttttatgtgctttttaattttagatttgttttcgctggaatattgtttttattattgttgtgagccatcccgagtcttcggagaggggcggcatacaaatctaataaattgaattgaattgaatttaatttaatcacATTTATAGGCCGGCCTTCTTCAGTGGACTCTGGTGGGCgtacaggattaaaaaaaaaagacattataaaaaaccccacaatattCATACCCCACAATGTTGTATTGGgagctctgtgttagcaaaaacttcagaagagaaggattatggggtagtgatttctgacagtctcaaaatgggtggacaaTGCTGTCAGGtggaagggaaagcaagtagaatgcttggctgcataactagaggtataacaagcaggaagagggagattgtgatccccttctatagagcgctggtgagaccccatttggaggactgtgtccagttctggagacctcacctacaaaaagatattgacaaaattgaacgggtccaaagacgggctacaagaatggtggaaggtcttaagcataaaacgtatcaggaaagacttaatgaactcaacctgtatagtctggaggacagaaggaaaaggggggacatgatcgaaacatttaaatatattaaagggttaaataaggtccaggagggaagtgtttttaataggaaagtgaacacaagaacaagggggcacaatctgaggttagttgggggaaagatcaaaggctacatgagaaaatatgattttactgaaagaggagtagatgcttggagcaaacttccagcagacgtggttggtaaaaccaagattgacggcagaaaaagacctcctggtccatctagtctgcccttatactatttcctgtgttctatcttaggatggatctatgtttatcccaggaatgtttaaattcagttcctgtggattttaccaaccacgtctgctggaagtttgttccaagcatctactactctttcagtaaaatcatattttctcacgttgcttctgatccttcccccaactaacctcagattgtgccctcttgttctcgggttcactttcctattaaaaacacctacatcctgaaccttatttggaGGAAGacttagggggaaaaaaatccaattttaatCAGGACTCTTCAGAAGAAGATAGAGCAACATTGCCATCTAGTGGATCAAACAGCCAATTACAAGATGGGATTTTTcagtctttaaaataaataaataccaccaccacccccaatttccacatacagtgatacctctacgtacgaacttaattcattccttgaccaggttcttaagtagaaaagtttgtgagaagaagcaatttttcccataggaatcagtgtaaaagcaaataatgcgtgcgattgggaaaatcacagggagggtgaaggccctgtttcctcccaagagattcctagagaggccccacggaggcttctctccgcgttttctggccctgtttcctgtcgagattcctagagaagccccacagaggcttctccctgccttttctggccctgtttcctcccaggagagaggccccacagaggcttctccctgcgttttctggccctctttcctcccaggagattcctagagaggccccagggaggcttctccctgccttttcgcttacagtttcagagactcaggtttgtaaatggaaaatggttcttgtgaagaggcaaaaaaatcttgaacacccgtttcttatctagaaaagttcgtaagtagaggcgtttataggtagaggtaccactgtatctgtactTATTTCTCTGAAAATCTGGTCCAGCTCTTTGTCcaaccttcttcttcctcctcctccctgccagGCTCGAGCAGCCCTACTTCCACGCCAACGCCCAGTTCTTCCACGCCCTCAGCTGCTGCCCCTCCCTGCAGCGCCTCTGCATCATCTCCCGGAGCGGGACGCTGCAGTCAGACGCGGTGATGTCGTTCATGGCTGCCTGCCGCGAGGTGATCATGTGCCACATGTTCACGGGGGAGTCGCTCACCCTTTGCAAAAGCCTGCAGCAGACCCTGATACGGAGGTGAGTGCCAGAAACCGCACCCGGTTCTCCTTTCGGCTCATCCCCGTTGCGCCGTTAATCTGGAGAGGGCATTTTTTGGGAAGGGCAAACATGACCGTTCGGCTACTTTCTGAACAGGTCCTTCTTCGTTGCTTGAACtccggggtgtcaaactcaaagcctgcagGGCCGTCCTGAGAAATATAAGGGGTCGTCCCACGTCACTTCGGGCCAGTgtacccaatgcaaagaggaagcatgccagcaagccccgcccaccCAGTCAGTCCCGCCCAGTGAGTGGTGTCAATCTGGACACGCCCACTCTGTCGGCCATGCCAAGTAAATGGTGTGGACACACCCACCCTGTCAGCCATGTCCAATGAGTAGTAtcagtgagtgacatcaagctggccacgcccacccaattTGCTCCGCCCAGTAAGTGGtttcaagctggccacacctacTTTGTCGGCAATGCCAAGTGAGTGGtttcaagctggccacacccatttaATCGGCCATGCCCAGTGAGTGgcattaggggtagtgatttctgacagtctcaaaatgggtgagcagtgtggtcgggcggtaggaaaagcaagtaggatgcttggctgcatagctagaggtataacaagcaggaagagggagattgtgatccccttacatagagcgctggtgagaccccatttggaataatactgtgttcagttctggagacctcacctacaaaaagatattgacaaaattgaagcggtccaaagacgagctacaagaatggtggaaggtcttaagcataaaacgtatcaggaaagacttaatgaactccatctgtatagtctggaggacagaagggaaagtggagacatgattgaaacatttaaatatgttaaagggttaaataaggtccaggagggaagtgtttttaataggaaagggaacacaagaacaaggggacacaatctgaagttagttgggggaaagatcaaaagcaacatgagaaaatattatttcactgaaagagtagtagatccttggaacaaacttccagcagacgtggttggtaaatccacaggaactgaatttaaacatgcctgggataaacatagatccattgtaagataaaataggataagggcagactagatggaccatgaggtctttttctgctgtcagtcttctatgtttctatgtttctaaccaggggataaaataatgtggtgaAGCTGACCTTACTAAGGATGCTAGTCGGATGAATACGTGGTcggcaaatgccccccccccccgcccctattttcctcttcaaaaactgaggtgcgtcttatactccgaaaaatacggtgccTGTTACGTCTGAACCTTTATCAATGCCCAAAGCCTTGACGCAGCTGCGGAAGCCAAACACCTTTAGATATTACGAGGGAGAAAGTAGATGTCCATTAAGGACGGCAACTCCTGATTCATTGAGGAGTCAGAGCTAACCAAGatgctattaatttttaatctcaCATAATAGCACAAAGGACCACGGCAAAGAATCAGATGCAAAGAATAATGTTCACAGCTTGCAcggattgttattgttttttaaggGATCAGAGTTAGGAACGTGGAAGAGAACTGCTGAAGAGCTGGTGGCTACGGAGAGCATTGGCAAAACACTTGAAGGAGATTCCAGTTTAGCCCGGCAGCAGGAATTTTGATTAGTCCGGAGAATTCGGTACAGGAAATTTTgactagttcggagaactggtagtagaaattttgagtagctcagagAACAGGTAttgagtaattcggagaaccggttgtggaaattttgaatagttcggagaactggtagtagaaattttgagtagctcagagAACAGGTAGCGGGAATATTGAGTAGTCTGTAGAACCGgttatggaaattttgagtagttcacagaactggtagtggaaattttgagtagctcagaCAACAGATATTGAGTAATTCGGAGAACTGGttatggaaattttgaatagttcggagaactggtagtagaaattttgagtagctcagagAACAGGTAttgagtaattcggagaaccggttgtggaaattttgaatagttcagagaaccggtaaactTGGGACTTGGGTCAacttgcaacatataaaaaacagtagatTGCAATAaaactaaatccaattaaattaaaaattacataacTGTCTACAGATAAAATCCCTAGTTATATGAAAaatcaatttcacccatttatacagcaaccatacaatcattcgttggtcaggggctaAGGCCTaattggtgacataaatgggtcttaaaactcttatggaaggcgacgagggtgggggcagttcgaatctccagggggagctgattccagagggccgggccccccacagagaaggttctgccaagcgacattgtctacttgacgggacctggagaaggccgactctgtgggacctaattggttgctgggattcatgcggaagGAGGCgctcccgcaagtaatctggtccgatgccatgtagggctttttaggtcataaccaacacttagagcCCCTTTGTCCTTCGTGACGATGTCCGTTTAAGCCTAATAATAACTTTTTTGAGGTGGGCCGGCCTGATTGTGACAGCTCCACATTCCTCACCCATCCTCCTGTATTTTCTAAGCTTATTCTGGTTGTCATCACTACACCGGAGAGTAGAATTCAATAGACCGTACTTGTCTCTAAGCGTATATATAGAGGAGCTTTttagagcaaaaaaaaataaaaaataaaataaaattgcatgCGGCTAAGTGCTTTAAATGGGGTGGCAGATGACAGCTGGAACAATACGGGAGATATTACATGTGGTGCTCCTGCCAGAAATAACATTCACGGCGGCTTATCCTGTGTCTTAAAACAGCCACCCGGACCATTTTTTTTGCTCCCCTGACGCCTGATTCAAAAAGCACAAAGGGGGCAGAATGTGGTCTTTCCACTTTCTCAGCCAGGAGAGTGAAGGGGGCTGGAGTTAATGAAAACCTCCACGGGAGGGGAGCCTTCCTGTGGGTCTTTTGTGCGGCTGTTAATTTAGGTGGCGTAAAGAAGGGAGATTAGGAAAGAGGCTGTCAAAAGAGACGGCTAATCCTCACGACTATATATTCAGCATCGGCAGCCGGGCCCAAGAGAAACTGTCTTTCGCTAGCCCCTGGTTCATCTCCATAGCTGTGCTTGATGTGACCTGCCAGTGGACCTCAGGCATTCCCGCGAGGGTCTTTCCCAGCCTTACAGGTCATTGTGGCCTCTTGGACTGATTGCCGGTGTCAAGGTttcaggtaataataataataataataataataataataataataataataataataatataaaaaatgtctcagcagacatttgaaaaccatcgaaactgacaaaatttccatctgtcaattgcaaaaggccacttcactgggatccgcacacataattcgccgctacatcacgcagtcctaggtgcttgggaagcgcccgactggtgatgaaatacgaaatccagcatagtgatctcgtttgctgtgttgtattgacataataataataataataataataataataataataataataataataaataataataataataataataacaacaacaacactactactactactactaataatataataataataataataataataataataataataataataatttattagatttgtatgctgcccctctccgaagactccgggcggctcacaacaataataaaacaatgtgacaatgtcaacaaatctaatattaaaaaagcatctaaaaacccctcatttaaaaaccatgcaacacgcgcattccatacataaaactataaaagcctgggggagatgtctcagtggacatttgaaaaccctcggaattgacaaaatctccatcggtcaattgcaaaaggccgctttactgggatccgcacacataattcgccgctacatcacgcagtcctaggtgcttgggaagcgcccgactggtgatgaaagacgaaatccagcacagtgatcttgtttgctgtgatgtattgacatcataataataataataataataataataataataataataa contains:
- the FBXL18 gene encoding F-box/LRR-repeat protein 18 isoform X4 — protein: MRRGDGGRVSQLARTGVFAGPWRPPPDITSEENREENIGMNLMEFSDEILLHILRYTPVSDLVLNVRSVCRKLSTLSLDKSLTHTVILHKDYQVDKDKVKQLMKEIGKEIHELDMTGCYWLPGLTVDQVTRCKNLVKLNLSGCHLTSLRLSKMLSALQHLRSLAIDVNPGFDASHLSSECKATLSRVLELKQTLYTPSYGVVPCCTSLEKLLLYFEILDRSREGLIISGQLMVGESNVPHYQNLRVFYARLAPGPVNQEVVRLYLAVLSDRTPEKLHAFLISAPGGFAQSCAVRNLLDSMARNVTLDALQLPRSWMNGSSLLQHLRFRNPFYFSFSRCSLSGGQLVQRVLNSGKDLGTLVGLNLSGCIHCLSPDSLLRKAEDDIDSGIAEALVGSCGNLKHLNLSAAHHHSPGGLGKHLCQVLARLKGLLSLALPVCAVADVAAALLTADKPSVQPVAHSVSQGFGKKIRIGVQAYPRNCLEQGHARPPSSVFWTLLENLPFLEKLELIGSSFSSAMPRNEPAIRNSLPPCSRAQHIGDVEVAAIGQLAFLQNLTLAQLPNILTGYGLVNIGVQCQRLRALSLANLGLMGKVMYVSALVEMLKHCRCLQDLRLEQPYFHANAQFFHALSCCPSLQRLCIISRSGTLQSDAVMSFMAACREVIMCHMFTGESLTLCKSLQQTLIRSFQAERPALNVVVFPLLHEDLTEVIRDVPMMHLDEITLFKSRVAEEPPNLWW
- the FBXL18 gene encoding F-box/LRR-repeat protein 18 isoform X1 — encoded protein: MVAARSGSDVAKAPEVPRRSVVCRLKGKPYEARRRRASVSAGSDGGLCRTMASSSGEDITSEENREENIGMNLMEFSDEILLHILRYTPVSDLVLNVRSVCRKLSTLSLDKSLTHTVILHKDYQVDKDKVKQLMKEIGKEIHELDMTGCYWLPGLTVDQVTRCKNLVKLNLSGCHLTSLRLSKMLSALQHLRSLAIDVNPGFDASHLSSECKATLSRVLELKQTLYTPSYGVVPCCTSLEKLLLYFEILDRSREGLIISGQLMVGESNVPHYQNLRVFYARLAPGPVNQEVVRLYLAVLSDRTPEKLHAFLISAPGGFAQSCAVRNLLDSMARNVTLDALQLPRSWMNGSSLLQHLRFRNPFYFSFSRCSLSGGQLVQRVLNSGKDLGTLVGLNLSGCIHCLSPDSLLRKAEDDIDSGIAEALVGSCGNLKHLNLSAAHHHSPGGLGKHLCQVLARLKGLLSLALPVCAVADVAAALLTADKPSVQPVAHSVSQGFGKKIRIGVQAYPRNCLEQGHARPPSSVFWTLLENLPFLEKLELIGSSFSSAMPRNEPAIRNSLPPCSRAQHIGDVEVAAIGQLAFLQNLTLAQLPNILTGYGLVNIGVQCQRLRALSLANLGLMGKVMYVSALVEMLKHCRCLQDLRLEQPYFHANAQFFHALSCCPSLQRLCIISRSGTLQSDAVMSFMAACREVIMCHMFTGESLTLCKSLQQTLIRSFQAERPALNVVVFPLLHEDLTEVIRDVPMMHLDEITLFKSRVAEEPPNLWW
- the FBXL18 gene encoding F-box/LRR-repeat protein 18 isoform X2, with translation MASSSGEDITSEENREENIGMNLMEFSDEILLHILRYTPVSDLVLNVRSVCRKLSTLSLDKSLTHTVILHKDYQVDKDKVKQLMKEIGKEIHELDMTGCYWLPGLTVDQVTRCKNLVKLNLSGCHLTSLRLSKMLSALQHLRSLAIDVNPGFDASHLSSECKATLSRVLELKQTLYTPSYGVVPCCTSLEKLLLYFEILDRSREGLIISGQLMVGESNVPHYQNLRVFYARLAPGPVNQEVVRLYLAVLSDRTPEKLHAFLISAPGGFAQSCAVRNLLDSMARNVTLDALQLPRSWMNGSSLLQHLRFRNPFYFSFSRCSLSGGQLVQRVLNSGKDLGTLVGLNLSGCIHCLSPDSLLRKAEDDIDSGIAEALVGSCGNLKHLNLSAAHHHSPGGLGKHLCQVLARLKGLLSLALPVCAVADVAAALLTADKPSVQPVAHSVSQGFGKKIRIGVQAYPRNCLEQGHARPPSSVFWTLLENLPFLEKLELIGSSFSSAMPRNEPAIRNSLPPCSRAQHIGDVEVAAIGQLAFLQNLTLAQLPNILTGYGLVNIGVQCQRLRALSLANLGLMGKVMYVSALVEMLKHCRCLQDLSFQAERPALNVVVFPLLHEDLTEVIRDVPMMHLDEITLFKSRVAEEPPNLWW
- the FBXL18 gene encoding F-box/LRR-repeat protein 18 isoform X3 — encoded protein: MKEIGKEIHELDMTGCYWLPGLTVDQVTRCKNLVKLNLSGCHLTSLRLSKMLSALQHLRSLAIDVNPGFDASHLSSECKATLSRVLELKQTLYTPSYGVVPCCTSLEKLLLYFEILDRSREGLIISGQLMVGESNVPHYQNLRVFYARLAPGPVNQEVVRLYLAVLSDRTPEKLHAFLISAPGGFAQSCAVRNLLDSMARNVTLDALQLPRSWMNGSSLLQHLRFRNPFYFSFSRCSLSGGQLVQRVLNSGKDLGTLVGLNLSGCIHCLSPDSLLRKAEDDIDSGIAEALVGSCGNLKHLNLSAAHHHSPGGLGKHLCQVLARLKGLLSLALPVCAVADVAAALLTADKPSVQPVAHSVSQGFGKKIRIGVQAYPRNCLEQGHARPPSSVFWTLLENLPFLEKLELIGSSFSSAMPRNEPAIRNSLPPCSRAQHIGDVEVAAIGQLAFLQNLTLAQLPNILTGYGLVNIGVQCQRLRALSLANLGLMGKVMYVSALVEMLKHCRCLQDLRLEQPYFHANAQFFHALSCCPSLQRLCIISRSGTLQSDAVMSFMAACREVIMCHMFTGESLTLCKSLQQTLIRSFQAERPALNVVVFPLLHEDLTEVIRDVPMMHLDEITLFKSRVAEEPPNLWW